CGTCGACGCCGACCTTGTTGAACATGTAACCGGCGGTTTGCGCCGTGCGCATCACCGGGCTGTTGTAGATGTCGGCCCGATCCAGGCCCAAACGCTCGAACTGCGCACCAACACTCACTGCCACGCTACGGGAGCGATCGGTGATGCCGTCATTGCCGCTCAGGCAGGCAGCCGTGGAGTGATCGCAGCGCTCGACGTGGCGCACCAGCACAATCATGTCGCCCTTGGCCCAACCGGTCGCCAACGCGCGAGCACCCGCCACGTTGCCATGGGCCAGGTCAGGGACGGCGGCGGGTCGCAACAGCCAAACCGTTAGCGGGATAACCAACAAGGCAGATGCCAGCACGACTGCGGCATTTCGATAACGGGCTAAACGGCTCAGATCGATCGAGCGTTTTATCCCGAACAGACTCAGTCTCAATTCCACATCAGGCCGCCTCGCTGGCATGCACCACTGTCATTCGTTGTCGCGAGGGTAAAGAGGCGCGCGTCGGTAGCCGGTGAAACCCATGTGAAAAAAAGCTTAAAACCCGCCTAAAAATCTTGTTACAGAATCCACCCAACAAAATCCTTTCAGCTCTCGCGATTACTGCCGATACAGACCTGCTAACCCTTTGCTGGCTCTTAAAACAACAATCTTCCAGCCAACCGACGATCAAGAAGCACAACGTTCCTGGAGGAATATTGATGAATAGCTGGTTCGGTAATATCAGCGTGAACCTGAAACTGGGCCTGGGATTCGGCCTGGTCCTGGCACTGACCTGCGTCCTCGCCCTGACCGGCTGGACGAGCCTGGGCGGGTTGATTGACCGCAGCAACTGGATGAGCGACATCACCGCGCTCAACGCTGGCCTGACCAAGCTGCGCGTGGTTCGCCTGCAATACATGCTGACCAACGGCGACGAAACCGCCGCACAGAATGTGCAGACAACCCTCGACGGCTTCATCGCTCAGCAACAAGCGTTGCTGTCGAGCTTCAAGAGCCCGGAAAACGTCAAGCTGCTCAAAGAGCAGAGCGCGACCATCAGCGCTTACCAGATATCCCTGAACAAAATGCGCAGCGCCTACCGCACCGGTAACAGCGCCCGCGACGCCATGGGCGCCAATGCTGAAACCGCCAGCAAGTTGATTGAAGCGATCAGTACCCGCGTGCAGCAAATGCCCCTGAGCGACCAACGCTTCGAACAGTTCCAGGCCATCACCGCGGCCAAGGAAGCGTTCATCCTGGCTCGCTACGAAGTGCGTGGCTACACCGCCAGCACCAACGCCGAGACCGAGCAAAAAGCCGTCGCCCAACTGGACACGGCCATCGCCAGCCTGAAACAACTCAGCGTGTATTTCGCCGAGACCCAGCAAGATGCTCTGAGCCAGCTGGAAACCGCGCTGAGCAACTACCGCAGCGCCTTGCAAGCGTATAAAGCCGCCAACACCGATGCGGTGCAGGCACGCAAGGAAATGACTGAGCAGGGCGCCACCATCGTGAGCCTGAGCGATCAGCTGTATCAGATACAGCTCGACCGCCGCGACGCCGAAAGCGCCCAAGCCCGCACGCTGCAATTGATCAGCACCTTGCTGGCGTTGCTGGTGGGCGTCATTGCCGCCGTGATCATTACCCGTCAGATCACCGGCCCGTTGCGCGATACCCTGGCCGTGGTCGAGCGCATCGCCAGCGGCGATCTGTCCCAGGACGTCAAAGTCACTCGCCGCGACGAACTCGGCGTGTTGCAGCAAGGCATCGCACGCATGGGCGTGACCTTGCGAGATTTGATCAGCGGTATCCGCGATGGCGTCACCCAGATCGCCAGCGCCGCCGAAGAACTGTCAGCCGTGACCGAGCAAACCAGCGCCGGGGTCAACAGCCAGAAGATAGAGACCGATCAGGTGGCCACCGCCATGCACGAGATGACTGCCACGGTGCAGGAAGTCGCGCGCAACGCTGAAGAAGCATCCCAGGCCGCAGCCGCCGCGGATGGCGAAGCGCGAGAAGGCGATAAAGTCGTCAACGAAGCCATTGCCCAGATCGAGCGCCTGGCCAGCGAAGTGGCGCGCTCCACTGAAGCCATGAGCGTACTACAGCAGGAAAGCGACAAGATCGGCAGCGTCATGGACGTAATCAAGGCCGTGGCCGAGCAGACCAACCTGCTGGCCCTCAACGCCGCCATCGAAGCGGCCCGTGCCGGTGAAGCCGGTCGTGGTTTTGCCG
This genomic stretch from Pseudomonas wuhanensis harbors:
- a CDS encoding histidine phosphatase family protein, with amino-acid sequence MELRLSLFGIKRSIDLSRLARYRNAAVVLASALLVIPLTVWLLRPAAVPDLAHGNVAGARALATGWAKGDMIVLVRHVERCDHSTAACLSGNDGITDRSRSVAVSVGAQFERLGLDRADIYNSPVMRTAQTAGYMFNKVGVDEDWLVHCRGSMLRDALAHKKAGRNLILVTHSECMAQLEKDLKLPTATLGYGASLFISAKKSQPPHMLGFIEASDWRSVTTE